From the Solanum stenotomum isolate F172 chromosome 4, ASM1918654v1, whole genome shotgun sequence genome, one window contains:
- the LOC125862562 gene encoding acyl-CoA--sterol O-acyltransferase 1-like: MEYYNIMIIKFLENPFIVLFVLLLSLNYSYFLIPKFPKGIPRILALSPIFYILYFFPWCFSFAFLRGILSFFITWITSFKLILFCFNKGPLSLCKNPIDFILISIFPLKISKYEIFNEKSVRNTFNKPIYDVKIVDREYEISEENSIRKISDELISDLKIPRDVSRKYEIFDINIFKRYEVEEIFKQPYLATSFRDFWGKRWNRYSSKMLRLTIYDPTNEALKNLSFLGKNTSNLLAIVSTFVVSAIMHELMFYYITCGLCLKSTCEVMWFFVLQGICISCEKFFHAKNWVIMDARISILLKRIFIVFSFYFLLVLPVVREGKNTCEVTK, from the coding sequence ATGGAATATTACAACATTATGATCATCAAATTCTTGGAAAATCCTTTCATAGTGCTTTTCGTTCTACTTTTATCattaaattattcttatttcttAATTCCAAAATTCCCAAAAGGCATTCCAAGAATACTTGCACTTTCACcaattttttacattttgtattttttccCTTGGTGTTTCTCATTTGCATTTCTTAGAGGCATTTTGTCTTTTTTCATTACATGGATTACTTCTTTCAAACTCATTCTCTTTTGTTTCAACAAAGGCCCTCTTTCCCTTTGCAAAAATCCTATTGACTTTATACTCATTTCCATTTTCCCACTCAAAATTTCGAAATATGAgattttcaatgaaaaatctGTCAGAAATACTTTCAATAAACCAATTTATGACGTAAAAATTGTGGATCGAGAATATGAGATTTCTGAAGAAAATTCCATCAGAAAAATTTCTGACGAGTTAATTTCTGACCTAAAAATTCCAAGGGATGTTAGTCGGAAATATGAGATTTTTgacataaatattttcaaaaggtaTGAGGTGGAGGAGATTTTTAAGCAACCGTATTTAGCTACATCTTTTCGAGATTTCTGGGGAAAGAGATGGAATCGATACTCATCGAAAATGTTGAGATTGACAATTTATGATCCAACAAATGaagctttgaagaatttgagttttttgggtaaaaatacatcaaatttATTAGCAATTGTGAGTACATTTGTGGTTTCAGCTATAATGCATGAACTAATGTTTTATTATATTACATGTGGTTTATGTTTAAAATCAACATGTGAAGTAATGTGGTTTTTTGTGTTACAAGGAATTTGCATATCTTGTGAAAAGTTTTTTCATGCAAAAAATTGGGTAATTATGGATGCAAGAATTTCAATATTATTAAAAcgtatttttattgttttttcattttattttttgttagttttaccAGTAGTGAGGGAAGGAAAAAATACATGTGAAGTCACCAAATAA